Proteins encoded by one window of Streptomyces sp. LX-29:
- a CDS encoding MFS transporter: protein MSDNTVVARAETSSRGLLAVLLTGVFIAILDVAIANVAAPNIGTDLHASGAELQLVVAGYIVSYAVLLITGARLGDLAGRRRMFLAGAAVFTAASLACGVAWTAVALIVFRFVQGAGAALMVPQVLSLIQLNFAGAARAKALSAYATVIAGGAIVGQIAGGVLVSADIFGSDWRPVFLVNVPVGLVLLIAGARTLPKDAGNPSRKLDLPGLATLSLAVVALVLPLVLGHELGWPAWTWVSLVLSVVFTLTFAVVESRSSRTGGSPLVHGELLRAPGMAAGALALLAATANYGAILFLIAFFVQTGLGHGALAAGLVFLPSACAFGFASLNWRKLPARWHRLLPSAGLLLTMAALIGLALAMDSGHISVWMEICILLFGLGMGSAFSPLFTIALWKVPPANAADASGVLTTVMQLGQVIGVAVFGSVLLNLMHAPSDAPHAGFVTAILMAATGVLGALIALRLPHANSTHAGSTS, encoded by the coding sequence ATGTCTGACAACACGGTGGTCGCGCGCGCCGAGACGTCGTCGCGCGGCCTCCTCGCAGTTCTGCTGACCGGGGTGTTCATCGCGATCCTCGACGTCGCCATCGCCAACGTGGCGGCGCCGAACATCGGCACCGACCTGCACGCCAGCGGCGCCGAGCTGCAGCTCGTCGTCGCCGGCTACATCGTCAGCTACGCCGTCCTGCTGATCACCGGAGCGCGGCTCGGCGACCTCGCCGGCCGCAGGAGGATGTTCCTCGCCGGGGCCGCCGTCTTCACGGCGGCGTCGCTCGCCTGCGGCGTGGCATGGACGGCTGTGGCACTGATCGTCTTCCGGTTCGTGCAGGGAGCCGGGGCCGCGTTGATGGTGCCGCAGGTGCTCAGCCTCATCCAGCTGAACTTCGCGGGCGCAGCTCGGGCCAAGGCGCTCAGCGCCTACGCCACGGTGATCGCCGGCGGCGCGATCGTCGGCCAGATCGCCGGTGGCGTGCTGGTCAGTGCCGACATCTTCGGCAGCGATTGGCGGCCGGTGTTCCTGGTCAACGTGCCCGTCGGTCTGGTGCTGCTGATCGCCGGAGCGCGCACGCTGCCGAAGGACGCCGGCAATCCGTCCCGCAAGCTCGACCTGCCGGGCCTGGCCACGCTGTCCCTCGCCGTGGTCGCGCTGGTGCTGCCGCTGGTCCTCGGGCACGAGCTGGGCTGGCCCGCGTGGACGTGGGTGAGCCTGGTGCTGAGCGTGGTCTTCACGCTGACCTTCGCAGTGGTCGAAAGCCGGTCGAGCCGGACCGGCGGTTCACCGCTGGTCCATGGTGAGCTGCTGCGCGCGCCCGGCATGGCGGCGGGCGCGCTGGCCCTGCTCGCCGCGACCGCGAACTACGGCGCCATCCTCTTCCTGATCGCGTTCTTCGTGCAGACCGGCCTGGGCCACGGCGCGCTGGCCGCAGGGCTGGTGTTCCTGCCCAGTGCGTGCGCCTTCGGCTTCGCCAGCCTGAACTGGCGCAAGCTGCCCGCCAGATGGCATCGTCTGCTGCCCTCGGCAGGTCTGTTGCTCACCATGGCGGCGCTGATCGGTCTCGCTCTCGCCATGGACTCCGGTCACATCTCCGTCTGGATGGAGATCTGCATCCTGCTCTTCGGGCTCGGCATGGGCTCGGCGTTCAGCCCGCTGTTCACCATCGCCCTCTGGAAGGTGCCACCGGCCAACGCGGCGGACGCCAGCGGCGTGCTGACCACGGTGATGCAGCTCGGCCAGGTCATCGGCGTCGCGGTCTTCGGCTCGGTGCTCCTGAACCTCATGCACGCTCCGTCCGACGCGCCGCACGCCGGCTTCGTCACCGCGATCCTGATGGCCGCCACAGGGGTGCTCGGAGCCCTGATCGCGCTGCGCCTGCCTCACGCGAACAGCACCCATGCGGGGTCGACCAGCTGA
- a CDS encoding acetyl-CoA C-acetyltransferase yields MSGSVIVGGVRTPMGRLLGSLKDLSGVDLGGLAIRAVLERAGLAPEAVQYVIMGQALQAGQGQIPSRQAAVRAGIPMSVPSLTVNKVCLSGMDAIALADQQIRLGEFDIVVAGGMESMTNAPHVLPGSRSGTKYGPVEMLDVTAHDGLTDPFDQILMGELTDRDSAKAGISREDQDAFSARSHRRAAAAISSGRFAEEIVPVEVPQRKGDPVVVDTDEGVRPDTTVEGLAKLRPAFGADGTITAGSASQISDGACAVVVMSKAKAEELGLEWLAEIGAHGNVAGPGNSLLSQPSNAIRHALGKENLSVDDLDLIEINEAFAAVGLHSARELGLGDEDIEAKVNVNGGALALGHPLGMSGTRLVLTLALELRRRGGGVGAAALCGGGGQGSALILRVPEAVTA; encoded by the coding sequence ATGTCAGGCTCTGTCATCGTCGGTGGAGTGCGCACGCCGATGGGCCGGCTGCTGGGCTCGCTGAAGGACTTATCCGGGGTCGACCTCGGCGGCCTGGCGATCAGGGCGGTGCTCGAGCGCGCGGGCCTCGCGCCGGAGGCCGTGCAGTACGTGATCATGGGTCAGGCGCTGCAGGCCGGTCAGGGGCAGATCCCGTCGCGCCAGGCCGCGGTCCGGGCCGGCATCCCGATGAGCGTGCCGTCCCTGACCGTCAACAAGGTGTGCCTGTCGGGTATGGACGCGATCGCCCTGGCCGACCAGCAGATCCGCCTGGGCGAGTTCGACATCGTGGTCGCGGGCGGCATGGAGTCGATGACCAATGCCCCGCACGTACTGCCCGGCTCCCGCTCCGGCACCAAGTACGGGCCGGTCGAGATGCTGGACGTCACGGCGCACGACGGCCTCACCGATCCCTTCGACCAGATCCTCATGGGTGAGCTGACCGACCGGGACAGCGCGAAGGCCGGCATCTCCCGCGAGGACCAGGACGCGTTCTCCGCGCGCTCGCACCGGCGCGCCGCCGCCGCGATCAGCAGCGGCCGCTTCGCCGAGGAGATCGTGCCGGTCGAGGTCCCGCAGCGCAAGGGCGATCCGGTCGTGGTCGACACCGACGAGGGCGTGCGGCCGGACACCACGGTCGAGGGACTGGCGAAGCTCCGCCCCGCGTTCGGCGCGGACGGCACCATCACCGCCGGTTCGGCCTCGCAGATCTCCGACGGCGCATGCGCCGTCGTCGTGATGAGCAAGGCCAAGGCCGAGGAGCTCGGCCTCGAGTGGCTGGCCGAGATCGGCGCCCACGGCAACGTGGCCGGTCCGGGCAACTCCCTGCTGTCGCAGCCGTCCAACGCGATCAGGCATGCGCTGGGCAAGGAGAACCTGTCGGTCGACGATCTGGACCTCATCGAGATCAACGAGGCGTTCGCGGCGGTCGGCCTGCACTCCGCGCGCGAACTCGGGCTCGGTGACGAGGACATCGAGGCGAAGGTCAACGTCAACGGCGGCGCGCTCGCCCTGGGGCACCCGCTCGGTATGTCCGGTACCCGCCTCGTGCTCACGCTCGCGCTCGAGCTCAGGCGCCGCGGTGGCGGCGTCGGTGCCGCGGCGCTGTGCGGTGGCGGCGGCCAGGGTTCCGCGCTGATCCTCCGCGTCCCGGAAGCGGTGACCGCGTGA
- a CDS encoding GNAT family N-acetyltransferase gives MTVSAESIESVQQLTTVWRTLVLDRDTDADVRDLPGIAVRWADSRFGFLNCITLTETEAGAELLQHRLSQAADIMRTKKHQGLVWLFEDLLDDEARSALETTAEHAGLQYAFPGTGMAGDLLPIPEPVHPDLTFARVGTDEQLRAYADLQSRAYGLPLEEARDVLVGSALWKNEVHAYLAMRGDEPVACAATVEAQGRLFVCFVATDPRWQRKGYGEAVTRKALYEGAWATGLTRATLHATAAGAPVYPRIGFRPNTRIHFYSLKG, from the coding sequence GTGACCGTATCCGCGGAGTCCATCGAATCGGTACAGCAACTCACCACGGTCTGGAGGACCCTGGTGCTCGACCGCGACACGGACGCGGACGTGCGTGACCTTCCGGGCATCGCGGTCCGCTGGGCCGACAGCCGGTTCGGGTTCTTGAACTGCATCACCTTGACCGAGACGGAAGCGGGAGCAGAGCTCCTCCAGCACCGTCTGAGTCAAGCCGCGGACATCATGCGGACGAAGAAGCACCAGGGCCTCGTGTGGCTCTTCGAAGACCTTCTCGACGACGAGGCCCGCTCCGCGCTGGAGACGACAGCCGAGCACGCCGGCCTCCAATACGCCTTCCCCGGTACGGGCATGGCCGGCGACCTGCTCCCCATCCCCGAGCCGGTCCACCCCGACCTGACGTTCGCCCGCGTCGGCACCGACGAGCAGTTGCGGGCCTACGCCGACCTCCAATCACGCGCGTACGGACTCCCCTTGGAGGAAGCCCGCGACGTCCTGGTCGGATCCGCGCTCTGGAAGAACGAGGTCCACGCCTACCTGGCCATGCGAGGCGACGAACCGGTGGCGTGCGCCGCCACGGTCGAAGCACAAGGCCGCCTGTTCGTCTGCTTCGTCGCCACGGACCCGCGGTGGCAGCGCAAGGGCTACGGCGAAGCGGTCACGCGCAAGGCGCTCTACGAAGGTGCGTGGGCCACCGGGCTGACCCGCGCCACGCTGCACGCCACCGCCGCCGGAGCCCCCGTGTACCCGCGCATCGGATTCAGGCCGAACACACGAATCCACTTCTACAGCCTGAAAGGCTGA
- a CDS encoding amino acid permease: MRTSAHARRQRSEPLEDDERILKELGYTQQLHRRMGAFGNFSASLSVISIMSGALLLFGYGLNSGGPAVVVWGWLAVGPLVLCLAAALAEITSRYPTSGGLYYMARQLGGERWSWYTGWLNLLGLLGGIAAQDYGIATFTAAWANLQFGYVPTPGSLLVMYAVILALHAVLNLFGSRLMNVLTSLSAWWHLAGAVVIIGALTLIPSHHQSTGFVFSEFTNNTGWSSPVYVILLGMLLPCFALAGYDTSAHLSEETSGASVAAARGIIRSVAVSWIAGGILLIALLFAIQDYAGTLGSQTGVPVAQILLDALGVATAKALLLVIIVAQFLCGYTVTASASRMIYAFARDGALPGAARWQKVSRRTAVPANAVWLAVGVAFVLALPSLCSATAFSAVTAISVVGFTPAYAIPVLLRLRHRDRFTPGPWHLGRWSRPIGWVAVLWAAGVTVLFLLPQSSPVTATSFNYTPVALLVALVMAAAWWRFGRRSYGVPRSGTANAHDQIEEAENIIR, encoded by the coding sequence ATGCGTACATCAGCACACGCACGACGGCAGCGGTCTGAGCCGCTGGAGGACGACGAGCGCATACTCAAGGAGCTCGGCTATACCCAGCAGCTGCACCGGCGCATGGGCGCCTTCGGTAACTTCTCCGCTTCCTTGTCGGTCATCTCCATCATGTCCGGGGCGCTGCTGCTTTTCGGCTACGGCCTGAACAGCGGTGGGCCCGCGGTGGTGGTGTGGGGGTGGCTCGCCGTGGGGCCGCTGGTGCTGTGCCTGGCCGCGGCACTGGCCGAGATCACCTCCCGCTACCCCACCAGCGGCGGCCTGTACTACATGGCCCGCCAGCTCGGCGGTGAGCGGTGGAGCTGGTACACCGGCTGGCTCAACCTTCTGGGGCTGCTCGGCGGGATCGCGGCCCAGGACTACGGCATCGCGACCTTCACCGCCGCCTGGGCGAACCTGCAGTTCGGCTATGTGCCGACGCCGGGGTCCCTGCTGGTCATGTACGCGGTCATCCTCGCGCTGCACGCGGTCCTGAATCTCTTCGGCAGCCGGCTGATGAACGTCCTGACGTCCCTGAGCGCGTGGTGGCACCTGGCCGGGGCCGTCGTCATCATCGGCGCCCTGACTCTCATCCCCTCTCACCACCAGTCGACCGGCTTCGTGTTCTCCGAGTTCACCAACAACACCGGCTGGTCGAGCCCCGTGTACGTGATCCTGCTGGGCATGCTGCTGCCGTGCTTCGCCCTGGCCGGCTACGACACCTCGGCCCATCTGAGCGAGGAGACCAGTGGGGCTTCCGTGGCCGCGGCGCGCGGGATCATCCGCTCGGTGGCGGTGTCCTGGATCGCCGGCGGCATCCTGCTGATCGCCTTGCTGTTCGCCATCCAGGACTACGCCGGGACGCTGGGCAGCCAGACCGGGGTGCCGGTGGCGCAGATCCTCCTGGACGCTCTGGGCGTGGCGACGGCGAAGGCGTTGCTGCTGGTGATCATCGTGGCGCAGTTCCTGTGCGGCTACACCGTCACCGCCTCCGCCAGTCGCATGATCTACGCCTTCGCCCGGGACGGCGCCCTGCCCGGCGCGGCGCGTTGGCAGAAGGTCAGCCGACGTACGGCCGTCCCGGCCAACGCTGTCTGGCTCGCGGTCGGTGTCGCCTTCGTGCTGGCCCTGCCGTCCCTGTGTTCCGCCACGGCGTTCTCGGCGGTGACCGCGATCTCCGTCGTGGGTTTCACCCCGGCCTACGCCATCCCGGTGCTGCTGCGACTGCGCCACCGGGACCGGTTCACCCCCGGGCCCTGGCACCTGGGCCGCTGGAGCCGGCCGATCGGCTGGGTGGCAGTGCTCTGGGCGGCCGGGGTAACAGTGCTGTTCCTGCTGCCGCAGTCCAGCCCGGTCACCGCCACGAGCTTCAACTACACGCCCGTCGCCTTGCTGGTGGCCCTCGTCATGGCCGCTGCGTGGTGGCGGTTCGGACGCCGTTCCTACGGTGTGCCCCGCTCCGGCACGGCGAACGCCCACGACCAGATCGAAGAGGCCGAGAACATCATCCGATGA
- a CDS encoding alpha/beta hydrolase produces MSLDPQIDALLEKLAEGGEPAPESRTVKENRDLVSSLSFLAGDAEPVGSVHDAVAAAEGLEVPIRVYAPAIVPRSGPLPVTVFFHGGGWVLGDLDSQDHIARIMANRSGTIVVSVDYRLAPEHRFPAGIEDAYAALTWVAANAGSFGGDGQNIAVFGESAGGNLAAALVQEAQRRGGPRIALQVLAYPAVDRFDDSPSMYENMAGPLLSRSWLEWFWGLYLNTPDEGADLRVSPARSDELAGLPPAVIVTAEHDPLRDQGDRYAQKLADADVPVKHLPIKGATHAFFSFTGSVQLSRDVLNQLGDAVATAFND; encoded by the coding sequence ATGTCCCTCGACCCCCAGATCGATGCCCTTCTCGAGAAGTTGGCCGAAGGAGGCGAACCGGCACCGGAGAGTCGAACGGTCAAGGAGAACCGCGACCTCGTGAGCAGCCTCTCCTTCCTCGCGGGCGACGCCGAGCCGGTCGGCAGCGTGCACGACGCAGTGGCCGCCGCCGAGGGCCTCGAGGTCCCCATCCGCGTCTACGCCCCCGCCATCGTCCCGCGCTCCGGGCCGCTGCCCGTGACGGTCTTCTTCCACGGCGGCGGATGGGTCCTCGGAGACCTGGACAGCCAGGACCACATCGCCCGCATCATGGCCAACCGCTCCGGCACGATCGTGGTCTCCGTCGACTACCGGCTCGCGCCCGAACACCGCTTCCCGGCGGGGATCGAAGACGCCTACGCCGCCCTGACATGGGTCGCGGCCAACGCCGGAAGTTTCGGCGGCGACGGGCAGAACATCGCGGTGTTCGGCGAGAGCGCCGGCGGCAACCTCGCCGCGGCCCTCGTGCAGGAAGCGCAGCGGCGCGGGGGACCTCGGATCGCACTGCAGGTACTGGCGTACCCGGCGGTCGACCGGTTCGACGACAGCCCCTCCATGTACGAGAACATGGCCGGCCCGCTGCTGAGCCGCAGCTGGCTCGAGTGGTTCTGGGGCCTTTACCTCAACACGCCCGACGAAGGCGCCGACCTGCGCGTCTCGCCGGCGCGTTCCGACGAGCTGGCCGGGCTTCCTCCCGCCGTCATCGTCACCGCCGAACACGATCCGCTGCGGGACCAGGGTGACCGGTACGCGCAGAAGCTCGCCGACGCCGACGTGCCGGTCAAGCACCTCCCGATCAAGGGTGCCACCCACGCTTTCTTCTCGTTCACCGGGTCGGTGCAGCTCTCACGGGACGTCTTGAATCAGCTCGGAGATGCCGTGGCCACGGCGTTCAACGACTGA